The Epinephelus lanceolatus isolate andai-2023 chromosome 21, ASM4190304v1, whole genome shotgun sequence genome has a segment encoding these proteins:
- the abca5 gene encoding cholesterol transporter ABCA5 isoform X1 — MYFIREASIRETSSLPYVIQMRHAGSMQPMYRRNAGVWHQTRSLLYKNLLIKWRTKQQSLQELILPLLLLGLLILISTLNPHVYYGGISTMELERDDHFFKGLGYTPITNITNHIMEEVAQEMHLQDRLEMFASEEDLENASLYEPSSYVGVVFMDSLATSYRLRFPYNQLPLPSDYTESIANCFTSSVNCRAANYWYSGFIRLQSLIDAAIIQMQTKRSVWSEMDLKVVMMGQPGSVEVQKFPHALISIYLVLAFTPFVTFLIVNVAAEKEHRLKDTMTMMGLYDTAFWLSWGLLYAALVTTMSILMSIIATYTALFPNSDFFVIFFLIFLYGISSIFFSFMLTPLFKKPKFASTVGSMLTVVFGCLSLFTVLMKDFPQPLVWLLCLLSPSAFSIGIAQVVYLEAQGDGAVFSSLANGPHPLYVPLLMLVLDCILYLLLAIYLDQVLPGEFGMRRSLVYFLKPSYWSKRRKRYVEVSSVYDTEVKGAPGGDECVEPVSPEFRGKEAIRINNIQKVYKEKDNVVEALRGLTFDIYEGQITALLGHSGAGKSTLMNILCGICPPTNGSATIYGSPVAEIADGSEMKQLVGICPQFNIIFDVLTVEEHLRIFAAIKGIPPSDIDAEVTKVLKDLDLEKIMTAQAKNLSGGQKRKLSVGIAILGDPKILLLDEPTAGMDPCSRHQVWSLLKSRRAGRVTVLSTHYMDEADILADRKAVISQGQLKCVGSSLYLKVKCGVGYHLRMSINERCEAEKITSLVKQHVSKAKLSRQHEAELTFTLPFESMDTFPGLFSELDHQPNLGVINYGVSMTTLEDVFLRLEAEAEVDQADYSVFNREQAEDECDNASLDDTDQRLLTFSDSKSDIVSGHALWRQQFSTVAWLHMLNMRRERKAFVYTLALFLVFVAAVLVLSLATGNIQIHSPDRQFLPIYLLKRNQSPRRYATSLLVQNSSGSDISDFVHNLESQDIKVDMMKHSDYMAAAPHSAAINVTGSSKGFRYSVAFNSTTVHSLPMAVNILSNALLRGLNGSGQIRTWTKPFDYQIPDATSYALVYIEAIILGMLAAGMPAYFAMDHTRDREIKCRSTLRISGLVPSAYWCGQAAVDIPFYYLILSCMTIILFSFHTGNLLTSSNLTAVVLCIVGFGPAMILFTYVFSFGFARVQSNRDFFSVISMMVCVVSASLVQLSFVNDNPGLTRNLHNILCFFNPLYPLMGCLNCITKATFLPSLYEENFLWKNLLIAVIAPYMQCILLLCLLRWLEIHYGGKTVKSDQFCRISSKSKPKVEKNPEEGLNEDEDVQMEKARVKEALTCQSCEEKPAVVVSNLRKQYKGRREGFSLNKRRKVATKNVSFCVRKGEVLGLLGPNGAGKSTIMHMLSGDTDPTAGQVLMGDYSTEFRPVDSPVEHVGYCPQVNPLWPRITLQEHLEIYAAIKGLKGQDVPGIIKRVVNALELKDHLNKQAKTLSAGLKRKLCFALSMIGNPQIVLLDEPSSGMDPKSKQRMWRAIRAAFKNRQRGAVLTTHYMEEAEAVCDRVAIMVSGQLRCIGSIQHLKGKYGRGYSLEVKLREELTGLQQVALLHKEILRIFPHAARQESFATLMVYKIPMEDVKSLAKSFSQLESAKQTFNFEEYNFSQSTLEQVFMEFAKEQENEEDEVGSLSTTFQWQRLRQDGSAPVNHTDSIVHQL; from the exons GTGAGGCCAGCATTAGGGAGACGAGTTCTCTTCCGTACGTCATCCAGATGAGGCATGCTGGAAGTATGCAGCCCATGTACAGAAGAAATGCTGGAGTCTGGCACCAAACAAGAAGTCTCCTCTACAAGAATCTGCTCATCAAATGGAGGACCAAGCAACAGAGTCTCCAG gAGCTGATCCTACCTCTGCTCCTGTTGGGTCTCCTGATTCTCATCAGCACCCTCAATCCTCACGTCTATTATGGAGGCATCAGCACCATGGAGCTGGAGCGTGACGACCACTTCTTCAAGGGCCTGGGCTACACGCCCATCACCAACATCACCAACCACATCATGGAGGAGGTGGCCCAGGAGATGC ACCTGCAGGATCGCCTGGAGATGTTTGCCAGTGAGGAGGACCTGGAGAACGCCAGCCTGTACGAGCCCTCCAGCTACGTCGGTGTTGTGTTCATGGACAGCTTGGCCACGTCTTACAGGCTGCGCTTCCCGTACAACCAGCTGCCCTTACCCAGCGACTACACAGAATCCATCg CCAACTGTTTCACCAGCTCGGTGAACTGCAGAGCAGCTAATTACTGGTACTCTGGCTTCATCCGCCTCCAGTCTCTGATCGATGCAGCCATCATTCAG ATGCAGACGAAGCGCTCAGTGTGGAGCGAGATGGACCTGAAGGTCGTCATGATGGGTCAGCCAGGCTCCGTGGAGGTGCAGAAATTCCCCCACGCCCTCATCTCAATCTACCTGGTCCTGGCCTTCACACCCTTCGTCACCTTCCTCATCGTCAACGTGGCAGCTGAGAAGGAGCATCGCCTCAAAGACACCATGACCATGATGGGGCTGTATGACACCGCTTTCTG GTTGTCGTGGGGCCTCCTGTACGCCGCTCTGGTGACCACCATGTCCATTCTGATGTCCATCATCGCCACGTATACGGCCCTGTTCCCTAACAGCGACTTCTTCGTTatcttcttcctcatcttcctctatGGAATATCATCA ATCTTTTTCTCCTTCATGCTGACTCCGTTATTCAAGAAGCCAAAGTTTGCCAGCACCGTGGGCTCCATGCTGACAGTGGTGTTTGGCTGCCTGTCACTGTTCACCGTGCTGATGAAGGACTTCCCTCAGCCACTCGTCTGGCTTCTCTGCCTGCTCTCCCCCAGCGCCTTCTCCATCGGGATAGCTCAG gtgGTTTACCTGGAGGCTCAGGGAGACGGGGCTGTGTTTTCCTCCCTGGCCAACGGCCCTCATCCTCTTTACGTTCCCCTGCTCATGCTGGTGTTGGACTGCATCCTCTACCTTCTGTTGGCCATTTACCTGGACCAGGTACTGCCTg GGGAGTTTGGGATGAGGAGGTCCTTGGTGTACTTCCTGAAGCCGTCCTATTGGTCCAAACGCAGAAAGCGCTACGTTGAAGTGAGCTCAGTGTACGACACGGAGGTGAAAGGCGCTCCTGGTGGGGACGAGTGTGTCGAGCCGGTTTCACCTGAGTTCAGAGGGAAAGAAGCCATCCG CATCAATAACATCCAGAAAGTGTACAAGGAGAAGGACAACGTGGTGGAGGCTCTGAGAG GTTTGACGTTCGACATCTACGAGGGTCAGATCACGGCTCTGCTGGGACACAGTGGGGCAGGAAAGTCCACTCTCATGAACATCCTGTGCGGCATCTGCCCGCCCACCAACGGCTCGGCCACCATCTACGGCTCCCCCGTGGCAGAGATCGCAGACGGGTCAGAGATGAAGCAGCTGGTGGGGATTTGCCCTCAGTTCAACATCATCTTTGACGTGCTCACTGTGGAGGAGCACCTCAGGATATTTGCTGCCATCAAAGGGATCCCGCCGTCAGACATCGACGCTGAG GTTACCAAAGTGCTGAAGGATCTGGACCTGGAGAAGATCATGACTGCTCAGGCAAAGAATCTGAGTGGAGGCCAAAAGAGGAAGCTCTCCGTGGGCATCGCCATTCTCGGAGATCCTAAG ATCCTGCTCCTGGACGAGCCCACAGCAGGCATGGACCCCTGCTCCAGACACCAGGTGTGGTCACTGCTGAAGAGCCGCAGAGCCGGCAGGGTCACCGTCCTCAGCACGCACTACATGGATGAGGCTGACATTCTAGCTG ATCGTAAAGCTGTGATCTCTCAAGGACAGCTCAAATGTGTTGGCTCCTCTCTGTATCTCAAGGTTAAGTGTGGCGTTGGATATCATCTCAG GATGTCTATCAATGAGAGATGTGAAGCCGAAAAAATCACCTCACTGGTCAAGCAACACGTTTCCAAAGCAAAGCTGTCTCGACAACACGAGGCAGAGTTAACATTCACTCTGCCTTTTGAGAGCATGGACACGTTTCCAG GCCTGTTCTCAGAGCTCGACCATCAACCCAATCTGGGAGTTATCAACTATGGGGTTTCCATGACAACACTGGAGGATGTATTCCTTCGTTTGGAGGCGGAGGCTGAAGTGGACCAGGCTG ACTACAGTGTGTTTAATCGGGAGCAGGCGGAGGACGAATGTGACAACGCCTCTCTGGACGATACTGACCAGCGGCTGCTAACGTTCTCAGACAGCAAGTCAGACATCGTGTCGGGTCACGCTCTGTGGCGGCAGCAGTTCAGCACCGTGGCCTGGCTGCACATGCTCAACATGCGCAGGGAGAGGAAGGCCTTCGTCTACAC CCTGGCCTTGTTCCTGGTGTTTGTGGCCGCGGTGCTCGTCCTGTCTCTGGCCACAGGAAACATCCAGATTCACTCCCCAGACCGTCAGTTTCTGCCCATTTACCTTCTCAAAAGGAACCAGTCGCCGCGGAGATACGCCACCAGCCTCCTGGTTCAGAACTCCTCAG GCTCTGATATTTCTGACTTCGTCCACAACCTGGAGTCTCAGGACATCAAAGTGGACATGATGAAACACAGCGACTACATGGCCGCGGCTCCTCACAGCGCCGCCATCAACGTTACAGGATCCAGCAAG GGTTTCAGATACAGTGTTGcgttcaacagcaccacagtTCACTCCTTGCCTATGGCGGTCAATATACTGAGCAACGCTCTTCTGAGGGGTCTGAATGGCAGCGGACAGATCAGAACGTGGACCAAACCATTTGATTAT CAAATCCCAGATGCCACGTCCTACGCTCTGGTGTACATAGAGGCCATCATACTGGGAATGCTGGCAGCTGGAATGCCTGCATATTTTGCAATGGACCACACTCGAGACAGAGAG ATCAAGTGTCGCTCAACACTGCGTATCTCCGGTCTGGTGCCGTCGGCCTACTGGTGTGGCCAGGCAGCCGTGGACATCCCCTTCTACTACCTCATCCTCTCCTGCATGACCATCATCCTCTTCTCCTTCCACACTGGAAACCTGCTCACCTCCAGCAACCTCACCGCTGTG GTCCTGTGTATCGTCGGCTTTGGTCCAGCCATGATCCTCTTCACCTACGTGTTTTCTTTTGGCTTCGCTCGAGTCCAAAGCAACAGGGATTTCTTCTCTGTCATCTCCATGATG gtgtgtgtggtgtcagCGTCACTGGTTCAGTTGTCATTTGTGAATGACAACCCTGGACTGACCAGAAACCTGCACAACATCTTGTGTTTCTTCAACCCTCTGTACCCCCTCATGGGCTGCCTCAACTGCATCACCAAG GCGAccttcctcccctctctgtACGAggagaacttcctgtggaaaaaCCTGCTCATTGCGGTCATAGCT CCGTATATGCAGTGCATCCTGCTGCTCTGCCTGCTGCGCTGGCTGGAGATCCAttacggaggcaaaacagtgaAAAGCGATCAGTTCTGCAG GATCTCGTCCAAGTCGAAGCCCAAAGTGGAGAAAAACCCAGAAGAAGGGCtgaatgaggatgaggatgttCAGATGGAGAAGGCCAGAGTGAAGGAGGCCCTCACCTGCCAGTCCTGTGAGGAG AAGCCGGCTGTGGTTGTGAGTAACCTGAGGAAACAGTACAAAGGCAGAAGAGAAGGATTTTCTCTCAACAAGAGGAGGAAAGTGGCCACAAAGAACGTCTCTTTCTGTGTTCGCAAAG GTGAAGTTCTCGGACTGTTGGGCCCCAACGGAGCAGGAAAGAGCACCATCATGCACATGTTGTCAGGTGACACTGACCCCACTGCAGGACAG GTGCTGATGGGGGACTACAGCACAGAGTTTCGTCCGGTGGACAGTCCCGTGGAACATGTGGGCTACTGTCCTCAGGTGAACCCTCTGTGGCCCAGGATCACTCTGCAGGAGCACCTGGAGATCTACGCCGCCATCAAGGGCCTGAAAGGACAGGACGTACCAGGGATCATCAAACG tgtGGTGAACGCtctggagctgaaggaccacCTGAACAAACAAGCCAAGACCCTGTCAGCGGGACTCAAGAGGAAG ctgtgctTCGCCCTGAGTATGATCGGGAATCCTCAGATCGTCCTGCTGGATGAGCCGTCATCAGGGATGGACCCCAAATCCAAACAGCGCATGTG GAGAGCCATACGTGCTGCCTTCAAGAACCGCCAGCGGGGAGCCGTCCTCACCACACACTACATGGAGGAGGCCGAAGCCGTGTGTGACCGCGTAGCCATCATGGTGTCCGGCCAGCTGAG GTGTATCGGCTCCATCCAACATTTAAAAGGGAAGTACGGTCGAGGTTACAGTTTGGAGGTGAAACTCCGAGAGGAGCTGACGGGgctccagcaggtggcgctgcTGCACAAAGAGATCCTCCGCATCTTTCCTCACGCCGCCCGGCAGGAGAG CTTTGCTACTCTGATGGTTTACAAGATCCCCATGGAGGACGTCAAGTCACTGGCCAAGTCTTTCTCTCAGTTAGAGAGTg CAAAACAAACGTTCAACTTTGAAGAGTACAACTTCTCCCAGTCGACCTTGGAGCAG GTCTTCATGGAGTTTGCCAAGGAGCAGGAGAACGAGGAGGACGAGGTCGGCTCGCTCAGCACAACTTTCCAGTGGCAGCGTCTGCGGCAGGACGGCTCCGCCCCCGTCAACCACACAGACAGCATCGTGCACCAGCTTTGA
- the abca5 gene encoding cholesterol transporter ABCA5 isoform X2 produces MRHAGSMQPMYRRNAGVWHQTRSLLYKNLLIKWRTKQQSLQELILPLLLLGLLILISTLNPHVYYGGISTMELERDDHFFKGLGYTPITNITNHIMEEVAQEMHLQDRLEMFASEEDLENASLYEPSSYVGVVFMDSLATSYRLRFPYNQLPLPSDYTESIANCFTSSVNCRAANYWYSGFIRLQSLIDAAIIQMQTKRSVWSEMDLKVVMMGQPGSVEVQKFPHALISIYLVLAFTPFVTFLIVNVAAEKEHRLKDTMTMMGLYDTAFWLSWGLLYAALVTTMSILMSIIATYTALFPNSDFFVIFFLIFLYGISSIFFSFMLTPLFKKPKFASTVGSMLTVVFGCLSLFTVLMKDFPQPLVWLLCLLSPSAFSIGIAQVVYLEAQGDGAVFSSLANGPHPLYVPLLMLVLDCILYLLLAIYLDQVLPGEFGMRRSLVYFLKPSYWSKRRKRYVEVSSVYDTEVKGAPGGDECVEPVSPEFRGKEAIRINNIQKVYKEKDNVVEALRGLTFDIYEGQITALLGHSGAGKSTLMNILCGICPPTNGSATIYGSPVAEIADGSEMKQLVGICPQFNIIFDVLTVEEHLRIFAAIKGIPPSDIDAEVTKVLKDLDLEKIMTAQAKNLSGGQKRKLSVGIAILGDPKILLLDEPTAGMDPCSRHQVWSLLKSRRAGRVTVLSTHYMDEADILADRKAVISQGQLKCVGSSLYLKVKCGVGYHLRMSINERCEAEKITSLVKQHVSKAKLSRQHEAELTFTLPFESMDTFPGLFSELDHQPNLGVINYGVSMTTLEDVFLRLEAEAEVDQADYSVFNREQAEDECDNASLDDTDQRLLTFSDSKSDIVSGHALWRQQFSTVAWLHMLNMRRERKAFVYTLALFLVFVAAVLVLSLATGNIQIHSPDRQFLPIYLLKRNQSPRRYATSLLVQNSSGSDISDFVHNLESQDIKVDMMKHSDYMAAAPHSAAINVTGSSKGFRYSVAFNSTTVHSLPMAVNILSNALLRGLNGSGQIRTWTKPFDYQIPDATSYALVYIEAIILGMLAAGMPAYFAMDHTRDREIKCRSTLRISGLVPSAYWCGQAAVDIPFYYLILSCMTIILFSFHTGNLLTSSNLTAVVLCIVGFGPAMILFTYVFSFGFARVQSNRDFFSVISMMVCVVSASLVQLSFVNDNPGLTRNLHNILCFFNPLYPLMGCLNCITKATFLPSLYEENFLWKNLLIAVIAPYMQCILLLCLLRWLEIHYGGKTVKSDQFCRISSKSKPKVEKNPEEGLNEDEDVQMEKARVKEALTCQSCEEKPAVVVSNLRKQYKGRREGFSLNKRRKVATKNVSFCVRKGEVLGLLGPNGAGKSTIMHMLSGDTDPTAGQVLMGDYSTEFRPVDSPVEHVGYCPQVNPLWPRITLQEHLEIYAAIKGLKGQDVPGIIKRVVNALELKDHLNKQAKTLSAGLKRKLCFALSMIGNPQIVLLDEPSSGMDPKSKQRMWRAIRAAFKNRQRGAVLTTHYMEEAEAVCDRVAIMVSGQLRCIGSIQHLKGKYGRGYSLEVKLREELTGLQQVALLHKEILRIFPHAARQESFATLMVYKIPMEDVKSLAKSFSQLESAKQTFNFEEYNFSQSTLEQVFMEFAKEQENEEDEVGSLSTTFQWQRLRQDGSAPVNHTDSIVHQL; encoded by the exons ATGAGGCATGCTGGAAGTATGCAGCCCATGTACAGAAGAAATGCTGGAGTCTGGCACCAAACAAGAAGTCTCCTCTACAAGAATCTGCTCATCAAATGGAGGACCAAGCAACAGAGTCTCCAG gAGCTGATCCTACCTCTGCTCCTGTTGGGTCTCCTGATTCTCATCAGCACCCTCAATCCTCACGTCTATTATGGAGGCATCAGCACCATGGAGCTGGAGCGTGACGACCACTTCTTCAAGGGCCTGGGCTACACGCCCATCACCAACATCACCAACCACATCATGGAGGAGGTGGCCCAGGAGATGC ACCTGCAGGATCGCCTGGAGATGTTTGCCAGTGAGGAGGACCTGGAGAACGCCAGCCTGTACGAGCCCTCCAGCTACGTCGGTGTTGTGTTCATGGACAGCTTGGCCACGTCTTACAGGCTGCGCTTCCCGTACAACCAGCTGCCCTTACCCAGCGACTACACAGAATCCATCg CCAACTGTTTCACCAGCTCGGTGAACTGCAGAGCAGCTAATTACTGGTACTCTGGCTTCATCCGCCTCCAGTCTCTGATCGATGCAGCCATCATTCAG ATGCAGACGAAGCGCTCAGTGTGGAGCGAGATGGACCTGAAGGTCGTCATGATGGGTCAGCCAGGCTCCGTGGAGGTGCAGAAATTCCCCCACGCCCTCATCTCAATCTACCTGGTCCTGGCCTTCACACCCTTCGTCACCTTCCTCATCGTCAACGTGGCAGCTGAGAAGGAGCATCGCCTCAAAGACACCATGACCATGATGGGGCTGTATGACACCGCTTTCTG GTTGTCGTGGGGCCTCCTGTACGCCGCTCTGGTGACCACCATGTCCATTCTGATGTCCATCATCGCCACGTATACGGCCCTGTTCCCTAACAGCGACTTCTTCGTTatcttcttcctcatcttcctctatGGAATATCATCA ATCTTTTTCTCCTTCATGCTGACTCCGTTATTCAAGAAGCCAAAGTTTGCCAGCACCGTGGGCTCCATGCTGACAGTGGTGTTTGGCTGCCTGTCACTGTTCACCGTGCTGATGAAGGACTTCCCTCAGCCACTCGTCTGGCTTCTCTGCCTGCTCTCCCCCAGCGCCTTCTCCATCGGGATAGCTCAG gtgGTTTACCTGGAGGCTCAGGGAGACGGGGCTGTGTTTTCCTCCCTGGCCAACGGCCCTCATCCTCTTTACGTTCCCCTGCTCATGCTGGTGTTGGACTGCATCCTCTACCTTCTGTTGGCCATTTACCTGGACCAGGTACTGCCTg GGGAGTTTGGGATGAGGAGGTCCTTGGTGTACTTCCTGAAGCCGTCCTATTGGTCCAAACGCAGAAAGCGCTACGTTGAAGTGAGCTCAGTGTACGACACGGAGGTGAAAGGCGCTCCTGGTGGGGACGAGTGTGTCGAGCCGGTTTCACCTGAGTTCAGAGGGAAAGAAGCCATCCG CATCAATAACATCCAGAAAGTGTACAAGGAGAAGGACAACGTGGTGGAGGCTCTGAGAG GTTTGACGTTCGACATCTACGAGGGTCAGATCACGGCTCTGCTGGGACACAGTGGGGCAGGAAAGTCCACTCTCATGAACATCCTGTGCGGCATCTGCCCGCCCACCAACGGCTCGGCCACCATCTACGGCTCCCCCGTGGCAGAGATCGCAGACGGGTCAGAGATGAAGCAGCTGGTGGGGATTTGCCCTCAGTTCAACATCATCTTTGACGTGCTCACTGTGGAGGAGCACCTCAGGATATTTGCTGCCATCAAAGGGATCCCGCCGTCAGACATCGACGCTGAG GTTACCAAAGTGCTGAAGGATCTGGACCTGGAGAAGATCATGACTGCTCAGGCAAAGAATCTGAGTGGAGGCCAAAAGAGGAAGCTCTCCGTGGGCATCGCCATTCTCGGAGATCCTAAG ATCCTGCTCCTGGACGAGCCCACAGCAGGCATGGACCCCTGCTCCAGACACCAGGTGTGGTCACTGCTGAAGAGCCGCAGAGCCGGCAGGGTCACCGTCCTCAGCACGCACTACATGGATGAGGCTGACATTCTAGCTG ATCGTAAAGCTGTGATCTCTCAAGGACAGCTCAAATGTGTTGGCTCCTCTCTGTATCTCAAGGTTAAGTGTGGCGTTGGATATCATCTCAG GATGTCTATCAATGAGAGATGTGAAGCCGAAAAAATCACCTCACTGGTCAAGCAACACGTTTCCAAAGCAAAGCTGTCTCGACAACACGAGGCAGAGTTAACATTCACTCTGCCTTTTGAGAGCATGGACACGTTTCCAG GCCTGTTCTCAGAGCTCGACCATCAACCCAATCTGGGAGTTATCAACTATGGGGTTTCCATGACAACACTGGAGGATGTATTCCTTCGTTTGGAGGCGGAGGCTGAAGTGGACCAGGCTG ACTACAGTGTGTTTAATCGGGAGCAGGCGGAGGACGAATGTGACAACGCCTCTCTGGACGATACTGACCAGCGGCTGCTAACGTTCTCAGACAGCAAGTCAGACATCGTGTCGGGTCACGCTCTGTGGCGGCAGCAGTTCAGCACCGTGGCCTGGCTGCACATGCTCAACATGCGCAGGGAGAGGAAGGCCTTCGTCTACAC CCTGGCCTTGTTCCTGGTGTTTGTGGCCGCGGTGCTCGTCCTGTCTCTGGCCACAGGAAACATCCAGATTCACTCCCCAGACCGTCAGTTTCTGCCCATTTACCTTCTCAAAAGGAACCAGTCGCCGCGGAGATACGCCACCAGCCTCCTGGTTCAGAACTCCTCAG GCTCTGATATTTCTGACTTCGTCCACAACCTGGAGTCTCAGGACATCAAAGTGGACATGATGAAACACAGCGACTACATGGCCGCGGCTCCTCACAGCGCCGCCATCAACGTTACAGGATCCAGCAAG GGTTTCAGATACAGTGTTGcgttcaacagcaccacagtTCACTCCTTGCCTATGGCGGTCAATATACTGAGCAACGCTCTTCTGAGGGGTCTGAATGGCAGCGGACAGATCAGAACGTGGACCAAACCATTTGATTAT CAAATCCCAGATGCCACGTCCTACGCTCTGGTGTACATAGAGGCCATCATACTGGGAATGCTGGCAGCTGGAATGCCTGCATATTTTGCAATGGACCACACTCGAGACAGAGAG ATCAAGTGTCGCTCAACACTGCGTATCTCCGGTCTGGTGCCGTCGGCCTACTGGTGTGGCCAGGCAGCCGTGGACATCCCCTTCTACTACCTCATCCTCTCCTGCATGACCATCATCCTCTTCTCCTTCCACACTGGAAACCTGCTCACCTCCAGCAACCTCACCGCTGTG GTCCTGTGTATCGTCGGCTTTGGTCCAGCCATGATCCTCTTCACCTACGTGTTTTCTTTTGGCTTCGCTCGAGTCCAAAGCAACAGGGATTTCTTCTCTGTCATCTCCATGATG gtgtgtgtggtgtcagCGTCACTGGTTCAGTTGTCATTTGTGAATGACAACCCTGGACTGACCAGAAACCTGCACAACATCTTGTGTTTCTTCAACCCTCTGTACCCCCTCATGGGCTGCCTCAACTGCATCACCAAG GCGAccttcctcccctctctgtACGAggagaacttcctgtggaaaaaCCTGCTCATTGCGGTCATAGCT CCGTATATGCAGTGCATCCTGCTGCTCTGCCTGCTGCGCTGGCTGGAGATCCAttacggaggcaaaacagtgaAAAGCGATCAGTTCTGCAG GATCTCGTCCAAGTCGAAGCCCAAAGTGGAGAAAAACCCAGAAGAAGGGCtgaatgaggatgaggatgttCAGATGGAGAAGGCCAGAGTGAAGGAGGCCCTCACCTGCCAGTCCTGTGAGGAG AAGCCGGCTGTGGTTGTGAGTAACCTGAGGAAACAGTACAAAGGCAGAAGAGAAGGATTTTCTCTCAACAAGAGGAGGAAAGTGGCCACAAAGAACGTCTCTTTCTGTGTTCGCAAAG GTGAAGTTCTCGGACTGTTGGGCCCCAACGGAGCAGGAAAGAGCACCATCATGCACATGTTGTCAGGTGACACTGACCCCACTGCAGGACAG GTGCTGATGGGGGACTACAGCACAGAGTTTCGTCCGGTGGACAGTCCCGTGGAACATGTGGGCTACTGTCCTCAGGTGAACCCTCTGTGGCCCAGGATCACTCTGCAGGAGCACCTGGAGATCTACGCCGCCATCAAGGGCCTGAAAGGACAGGACGTACCAGGGATCATCAAACG tgtGGTGAACGCtctggagctgaaggaccacCTGAACAAACAAGCCAAGACCCTGTCAGCGGGACTCAAGAGGAAG ctgtgctTCGCCCTGAGTATGATCGGGAATCCTCAGATCGTCCTGCTGGATGAGCCGTCATCAGGGATGGACCCCAAATCCAAACAGCGCATGTG GAGAGCCATACGTGCTGCCTTCAAGAACCGCCAGCGGGGAGCCGTCCTCACCACACACTACATGGAGGAGGCCGAAGCCGTGTGTGACCGCGTAGCCATCATGGTGTCCGGCCAGCTGAG GTGTATCGGCTCCATCCAACATTTAAAAGGGAAGTACGGTCGAGGTTACAGTTTGGAGGTGAAACTCCGAGAGGAGCTGACGGGgctccagcaggtggcgctgcTGCACAAAGAGATCCTCCGCATCTTTCCTCACGCCGCCCGGCAGGAGAG CTTTGCTACTCTGATGGTTTACAAGATCCCCATGGAGGACGTCAAGTCACTGGCCAAGTCTTTCTCTCAGTTAGAGAGTg CAAAACAAACGTTCAACTTTGAAGAGTACAACTTCTCCCAGTCGACCTTGGAGCAG GTCTTCATGGAGTTTGCCAAGGAGCAGGAGAACGAGGAGGACGAGGTCGGCTCGCTCAGCACAACTTTCCAGTGGCAGCGTCTGCGGCAGGACGGCTCCGCCCCCGTCAACCACACAGACAGCATCGTGCACCAGCTTTGA
- the LOC117246730 gene encoding parvalbumin-like EF-hand-containing protein, whose translation MEDDFRPQVKKVAVAMGASLTERDIEHMPQEMRTHGNFHYSRFLEYMRQFKTSEQREDAIRKAFAMLDKDGSGYIEWNEIKYILSTVPTAAPSAPLSDEEAEAMIQAVDTDGDGRIDYSEFADMVKMETKAKK comes from the exons ATGGAGGACGACTTTCGACCGCAGGTGAAGAAGGTGGCTGTGGCCATGGGCGCTTCGCTCACAGAGCGGGACATCGAGCACATGCCACAGGAGATGAGAACGCATG GAAACTTTCACTACAGCAGGTTTCTGGAGTACATGAGGCAGTTCAAGACGTCCGAGCAGAGAGAGGACGCCATCAGGAAGGCCTTCGCCATGCTCGACAAAGACGGCAGCGGATACATCGAGTGGAACGAGATCAA GTACATCCTGTCAACTGTCCCGACTGCAGCTCCatcagctcctctgtctgatgaGGAGGCGGAGGCCATGATCCAGGCTGTGGACACTGACGGAGACGGACGCATTGACTATTCAG AGTTCGCAGACATGGTGAAGATGGAGACGAAAGCGAAGAAGTAG